A window from uncultured Desulfobacter sp. encodes these proteins:
- a CDS encoding IS66 family insertion sequence element accessory protein TnpB, whose translation MPRSRKATNERLSSYWKSNIERWEASGLTQTEYCRRNDLSKDRFTYWKRKFKGQDRPVEFIQLPMPANIHTTGLKLNLGQGVQIEIPDGFTSETLERVLAALRAIS comes from the coding sequence ATGCCAAGATCAAGAAAAGCAACAAATGAAAGACTTAGCAGTTACTGGAAATCAAACATCGAACGCTGGGAGGCATCAGGGCTGACCCAGACAGAATATTGCAGACGCAATGACCTGTCCAAGGACAGGTTCACATATTGGAAAAGAAAATTTAAAGGACAGGATCGTCCTGTGGAATTCATCCAGTTGCCGATGCCTGCCAATATTCATACGACCGGGTTGAAGTTGAACCTTGGTCAGGGGGTACAAATAGAAATCCCGGACGGTTTCACCAGCGAGACGCTTGAAAGGGTTCTTGCCGCCTTGAGAGCTATCTCATGA
- a CDS encoding RHS repeat-associated core domain-containing protein — MENKIKEANMKSCSRIETFALKLISVLFLLFLVTGIAFADPLAETREIIFTGEGAALAQKAAELDTPAAVYEYVRNTCEYTLYHGSRSNSINTFGGMRGSDVDIASVLIAMYRSQDIPARYAEGAVSVPAADVANWLGVKDIDLAAAIMNDQGIQSVAISIDRQFIEFEHVWVQAQIPYDDYRGACSSATDCTTNPDRCNWIDLDPSFKLRTYHNHGIDPYGVVTFDYDRYYNAIKNDDAEYRDKGPLEIYEEQILDWLKTNYPGKTLEDVADPGRIITVNNGILPASLPYLVISDVETYDSVDLHDDANDPDWAKYLSGNFHIQGTLSGGGTISFTTGIGGSHALADLSTKRMTVTYSPISVNGEADRVEIRIDGELVATPFQNSSNITFPLWSPFSMDIRLDGAPATQSGQSDNVIEVTYNNMVVGGYYLIGTGGDTSNWSQVHRAADQLLQANETYPVINDTEGVPYVDQNGNGSVDDQDTLLLDTPDAQDALTGGLLYVAMSQYFTKFVEGVRRFDSLNHVISPIEGFVGVVSSTYEVEYLGTTAFSVMPGGLLIDMKGQSFTGTWRADQPSTFANDNFELLGHHVSSLEHEIWQELTGYDAVSTVRGIQMALANGAQLLNLTEGSSGTISDMYSSFGFTSSAPSAFSISIRDVFSTTPTTWAHSATTSDESFSILKKYPSEADELHAARLTYYNDYWHGNVGCFDTQEQAIRNLITQYGGTATLNAGSVCGYSFAAGTTLSQLLSMFESYFESFFGVGDSEKYDYLDQALGFLASNFVFRDGSATDIHSTSLVHSIRNNLIFGGTIGDDPAHWEYIIPGRKTVTGNNIFSVYLKKIYNNTTGYLASQSYSISNDTFTAGGGWVDGSQTLELASTATGTSVIQPTFNNEVFTDKNLVAQTNNDLVRTPSTADPVSTVTGNMYHDETDFTIRGRGLDYAFTRSYNSSPSRADQDGPVGYGWTHSYNMSLRANDYGDCPNCAQDQAAENDNSVTSSITYIDERGGEHTYILNADGSTTRSVEENPPGEFDSLTMNDPGSGQFTLTFRNGVKYVFSGSSDLVNTPGQTARLDYIEDPYNNRLTMGYDGEGRLASVIDNLGVSGRTGLALTYHGTTGHIATITDWSGRQWQYTYDESGNLIQVTNPVSSITYTYHPDSHLANEIILPADRDGQQAKTAFSYYRNNKAFSYANALDQAETLDYDLYRQSTRITDPRGFVREHFYDQDNGALVKLKEPDGGILLFDNNADGLRYSKTDALGFETRYSFLADRSVSQNGSDTSGLVSRKIDPLGNSTDFDYGLYDQPTITVDKRGNVVTRVYWQTTSSGDDAVAGKLKEIQATINGQAGVLLASFTYYADTGQANFGQIKQKIEYIDPATPSRQRITGYVYESNGINLQTLTVTGATAGGSIVKSFTYDALGRMETQSLSRRISATDTTQIQLTTAYEYDGLDRLIRVTDPNGDIRETVYDTNGKVIEEKVHYQTTEPRDNCTGPENGYVICTEAIHGYDAADRRTSTTDILGNTTAFSYDGAGNLTAVTDANGHTTQYEYDAMNRRTAVINANGHRAETVYDLAGRVLQTTDANGNGIFYEYDALGRPTKATSAMGFETQTQYDANGNPTHIIDANTAASLQPANNQAATVYSEFDEFNRLKLTRDAANGDTVYTYDLLDNITTITDAEGQVTTFVYDDLGRLTGTIDPIIEDPDKTDRILLYDEAGNVLLTEDRTGRQQRHTYDRLNRLVHTEYLSDGSFDIFIYDDFGDLTEASNPDVTYSYTYTSRHELQSKTDSRLGKTMSWAYDPVGMVATKNDYQNEVTQYQYDSANRLVALSNQGYLQVSYHYDGAGRLIDRILSNGAKTTYKYDKDNRLIGLKNTSADNTVVEDLSYTHDNTGNITRISNAVSAKVINYTYDPLYRLLTVDATNDAEDRTYTYDKVGNRKTLTASGTTYYYCYNTSDCSGAPQGNRLHEIRTGSLTGTLYRKFIYDDAGRILEKQDGSGFPIYTVNYNGKGRAGNINGNLFSYDPNDHRIEKNTMLYHLEGEHLEAVYSTTGILEEKYLRGVVVDEIVNGYQYPTANANDKINYTFHHDPLNSITALTGHTGTVEETWTYDAFGEPLAVTMPGTGNPLLFTGREHDSETGLYYYRARYYDPEIGRFITEDSLRFEAGVNFYAYCSNNPIRFNDPTGHYAGLDDLIAIGAGAVLGVGAQGVSDLVTWNLSSWKDYVAAGVGGAAGGEAALYSGGLASGAAGGAAYSITKQILEGDYSLSSFLLETGISSLTAGIGSKLLPAASKMLSNSIKGNIGEGTSILYNMLKGSKLSGTQVQVDGLSSVIDSKWISSNGLTYYVESKFGTSGLTKAQRVARDTLGDLYSVEKWDYDWVSSVGSTIGNSLGIGTSSTVDGVGGGFVLYPNKSNTNIMQSVYSK; from the coding sequence ATGGAAAACAAAATCAAGGAAGCCAACATGAAAAGCTGTAGCCGTATCGAAACATTTGCCCTGAAATTGATTTCTGTTCTTTTTCTTTTGTTTCTTGTAACCGGCATTGCTTTTGCCGATCCGCTGGCAGAAACCCGGGAGATTATTTTTACCGGTGAGGGCGCGGCACTGGCACAAAAGGCAGCAGAGCTTGATACGCCGGCAGCCGTCTACGAGTATGTCCGCAATACCTGTGAATACACCTTGTATCACGGGTCACGTTCCAACAGCATTAATACTTTCGGGGGGATGCGCGGCAGCGACGTGGACATTGCCTCGGTTCTGATTGCCATGTACCGGTCCCAGGATATTCCGGCCCGTTATGCAGAGGGAGCGGTCAGCGTTCCTGCAGCAGATGTTGCCAACTGGCTTGGAGTAAAGGATATTGACCTGGCAGCAGCCATCATGAACGACCAAGGCATTCAGAGTGTTGCAATAAGTATCGACCGTCAATTTATTGAGTTCGAACATGTCTGGGTCCAGGCACAGATACCTTACGATGATTACCGTGGAGCCTGTTCCTCTGCAACGGACTGCACAACAAACCCGGACCGCTGCAACTGGATTGATCTTGACCCCTCTTTTAAATTACGCACATACCATAACCATGGGATTGACCCATATGGCGTGGTAACCTTTGATTATGACAGGTACTACAATGCAATCAAAAACGATGATGCCGAATACCGGGACAAAGGCCCCCTTGAAATTTACGAAGAACAGATTCTTGACTGGTTAAAAACTAACTATCCCGGCAAGACCCTGGAGGATGTTGCGGACCCTGGAAGGATTATAACGGTAAATAACGGCATTCTGCCAGCATCCCTGCCCTACCTTGTTATCAGTGACGTAGAAACATATGACAGCGTTGATCTCCATGATGATGCAAATGACCCGGACTGGGCAAAATATTTAAGTGGCAACTTTCATATTCAAGGAACTCTGAGTGGTGGCGGCACTATTTCTTTCACAACCGGTATAGGCGGATCACATGCGCTGGCAGACCTGAGCACCAAAAGAATGACCGTCACATACAGCCCGATCTCAGTCAATGGAGAAGCCGACCGGGTGGAAATCCGGATCGACGGCGAGCTGGTTGCCACCCCTTTTCAGAACAGCAGCAATATTACCTTCCCTCTGTGGTCACCTTTTAGCATGGATATCAGGCTTGACGGTGCGCCTGCAACTCAAAGCGGCCAGTCAGACAATGTGATAGAAGTGACATACAACAACATGGTGGTCGGCGGTTATTACCTGATCGGCACAGGTGGCGATACCTCGAACTGGTCTCAGGTTCACCGTGCCGCTGACCAGCTTTTGCAGGCCAATGAAACCTATCCGGTTATCAACGACACAGAAGGAGTCCCTTATGTTGACCAGAATGGCAACGGCTCTGTGGATGACCAGGATACGCTTCTTCTGGATACGCCGGACGCTCAGGATGCCCTGACCGGCGGCCTTCTATACGTGGCCATGAGCCAGTATTTCACTAAATTTGTTGAAGGCGTCCGCAGGTTTGATTCGCTGAATCATGTCATTTCTCCCATCGAAGGTTTTGTCGGTGTGGTCAGTTCAACATATGAAGTCGAATACCTTGGAACCACAGCCTTTTCAGTCATGCCCGGAGGTCTTTTAATTGATATGAAAGGGCAGTCCTTTACCGGAACATGGCGGGCAGACCAGCCATCAACCTTTGCCAACGATAACTTTGAGCTGCTCGGGCATCATGTATCTTCCCTTGAGCATGAAATCTGGCAGGAGTTGACCGGTTACGATGCCGTATCCACTGTCCGGGGCATCCAGATGGCCCTGGCCAACGGCGCGCAACTGCTTAACCTGACTGAGGGTTCCTCCGGGACCATCAGCGATATGTACAGCAGCTTCGGATTTACAAGCTCAGCGCCTTCAGCTTTCAGTATCAGTATCCGGGATGTTTTTAGCACAACGCCAACAACCTGGGCGCATTCGGCAACAACATCAGATGAAAGTTTCAGTATCCTTAAGAAATACCCCTCTGAAGCTGATGAACTGCATGCCGCGCGGTTAACCTATTATAATGATTACTGGCATGGCAATGTCGGTTGTTTTGATACCCAGGAACAGGCCATCAGGAACTTAATAACCCAATACGGCGGCACTGCCACGCTTAACGCCGGCAGTGTGTGCGGTTATTCCTTTGCTGCAGGAACTACACTGAGTCAGTTACTCAGCATGTTTGAAAGTTATTTTGAAAGTTTCTTCGGTGTGGGTGATTCAGAGAAATACGATTATCTGGATCAGGCTTTAGGATTTCTGGCTTCAAATTTTGTTTTCCGTGACGGATCGGCAACCGATATTCACAGCACAAGCCTGGTTCACAGCATAAGAAATAATTTGATATTTGGCGGAACTATCGGCGATGATCCGGCTCACTGGGAGTATATAATACCCGGTCGTAAAACCGTAACGGGAAACAATATCTTCAGTGTGTATCTGAAAAAGATTTATAATAATACAACAGGATATCTGGCCTCACAGAGTTATTCCATCAGCAATGACACTTTTACCGCAGGCGGAGGTTGGGTTGACGGCTCTCAAACGCTGGAACTGGCAAGTACCGCCACCGGCACATCTGTTATCCAGCCAACCTTTAACAACGAAGTTTTCACCGACAAAAACCTGGTGGCCCAGACCAATAACGACCTGGTCCGCACCCCGTCCACTGCAGATCCTGTTTCTACGGTTACCGGGAACATGTACCATGATGAGACTGATTTCACCATCAGGGGCCGGGGTCTGGATTATGCCTTTACCCGGTCCTACAATTCTTCCCCCTCGCGCGCAGACCAGGACGGACCTGTTGGATACGGCTGGACCCACTCCTATAACATGAGCCTGCGCGCCAACGATTACGGCGACTGTCCCAACTGCGCCCAGGATCAGGCCGCTGAAAATGACAACAGTGTCACCTCATCCATTACCTATATTGATGAACGGGGCGGGGAACACACCTATATCCTCAATGCAGACGGCAGCACCACGCGCTCTGTGGAAGAAAACCCGCCCGGGGAGTTTGACAGCCTCACCATGAACGATCCCGGGTCCGGCCAGTTCACCCTGACTTTCCGGAATGGCGTGAAATACGTATTCTCAGGATCTTCGGACCTGGTTAACACCCCGGGGCAAACTGCCCGGCTTGACTACATTGAAGATCCATACAACAACAGACTGACTATGGGCTACGACGGTGAAGGACGTTTAGCCTCCGTCATCGACAACTTAGGCGTCAGTGGCCGCACAGGACTCGCCCTTACCTATCACGGCACAACCGGGCACATCGCCACCATTACCGACTGGAGCGGTCGCCAGTGGCAGTATACCTATGACGAGTCAGGCAACCTTATCCAGGTAACGAACCCGGTCAGTTCCATAACCTACACCTATCATCCGGACAGCCACCTGGCAAACGAGATCATCCTGCCGGCAGACCGGGACGGCCAACAGGCCAAAACCGCTTTCAGCTACTACCGCAACAATAAAGCCTTCAGCTACGCCAATGCCCTGGACCAGGCAGAAACCCTGGATTACGACCTGTACCGGCAAAGCACCCGGATTACAGACCCGCGCGGCTTTGTGCGCGAGCATTTTTATGACCAGGATAACGGGGCGCTGGTCAAACTCAAGGAGCCGGACGGCGGCATCCTTCTCTTTGATAACAACGCTGACGGCCTGCGCTACAGCAAAACAGATGCCCTTGGGTTTGAGACCCGGTATTCGTTCCTGGCCGACCGCAGCGTCAGTCAAAACGGCTCCGACACCAGCGGCCTGGTAAGCCGTAAAATTGATCCTCTGGGTAATTCAACTGATTTTGATTACGGGCTGTATGACCAGCCCACCATCACTGTTGATAAACGGGGCAATGTCGTCACCCGGGTCTACTGGCAAACCACCAGCTCCGGTGACGATGCCGTGGCCGGCAAGCTTAAGGAGATCCAGGCAACCATCAACGGCCAGGCCGGTGTACTGCTTGCCTCATTCACTTATTATGCAGATACAGGCCAGGCAAATTTTGGCCAGATCAAACAAAAGATTGAGTACATTGACCCGGCTACCCCGTCACGGCAGCGGATCACCGGCTATGTCTACGAGTCAAACGGCATCAACTTACAAACCCTGACCGTCACCGGTGCCACCGCAGGCGGCAGTATCGTGAAAAGCTTTACCTATGACGCCCTTGGACGCATGGAGACACAAAGCCTTTCCCGCCGGATCTCGGCCACGGATACCACGCAGATTCAGCTTACTACCGCCTACGAATACGATGGCCTGGACCGGCTGATCCGGGTGACCGATCCCAACGGGGATATCCGGGAAACGGTCTATGACACCAACGGAAAAGTCATTGAAGAAAAAGTACACTACCAGACCACTGAACCCCGGGACAACTGTACCGGCCCCGAAAACGGCTATGTGATCTGTACTGAAGCCATCCATGGCTATGATGCTGCAGACAGGAGAACCAGCACCACGGATATCCTGGGCAATACCACCGCCTTTTCCTATGACGGGGCCGGCAACCTGACTGCCGTCACCGATGCCAACGGCCACACCACCCAATATGAATATGATGCCATGAATCGTAGGACTGCGGTAATAAACGCCAACGGTCACAGGGCTGAAACTGTCTATGATCTGGCCGGACGGGTATTGCAGACCACTGATGCCAATGGAAATGGAATTTTTTATGAATACGATGCGTTGGGTCGTCCGACAAAAGCGACCAGTGCCATGGGTTTTGAAACACAAACCCAGTATGACGCCAACGGTAACCCGACCCACATAATTGACGCCAATACAGCAGCAAGCCTGCAACCTGCAAACAACCAGGCCGCCACTGTTTACAGTGAATTCGATGAATTCAACCGCCTGAAATTGACGCGGGATGCGGCCAACGGAGACACTGTATATACGTATGATCTTTTGGATAATATCACCACCATTACCGATGCCGAAGGCCAGGTTACCACGTTTGTATATGACGACCTTGGTCGTCTTACCGGAACCATTGATCCAATCATAGAAGACCCGGACAAAACAGACCGGATTCTGCTCTATGACGAAGCTGGCAACGTGCTTCTCACAGAAGACCGCACAGGCAGGCAGCAGCGGCACACCTACGACAGGCTGAACCGGTTGGTGCATACCGAATACCTGTCTGACGGATCTTTTGACATCTTTATCTATGATGATTTTGGTGACCTTACCGAAGCATCCAACCCAGATGTAACGTACTCCTATACCTACACATCCCGCCATGAACTGCAAAGCAAGACTGATTCCCGCCTTGGCAAAACCATGTCCTGGGCTTACGACCCCGTAGGTATGGTAGCAACAAAAAACGATTATCAGAACGAGGTGACCCAATACCAATACGATTCTGCCAACCGGCTAGTTGCCTTAAGCAATCAGGGTTATCTGCAGGTCAGTTACCATTATGACGGTGCCGGACGCCTCATTGACCGCATCCTTTCCAACGGTGCTAAAACCACTTACAAATATGATAAAGACAACCGTTTGATTGGGTTGAAAAACACTTCAGCCGACAACACGGTGGTGGAAGATCTGTCTTATACCCATGACAATACCGGCAACATCACCCGGATCAGCAATGCAGTATCCGCAAAAGTAATAAACTACACCTATGATCCATTGTATCGCCTGCTAACCGTGGATGCCACAAATGATGCCGAAGACCGCACTTATACCTACGACAAGGTGGGCAACCGGAAAACGCTCACAGCAAGCGGCACGACATATTATTATTGCTACAACACATCAGATTGCAGCGGTGCCCCACAGGGAAACCGCCTGCACGAGATCAGGACCGGCAGCCTGACAGGAACCCTGTACAGGAAATTCATCTACGACGATGCTGGGCGCATTCTGGAGAAACAAGATGGTTCAGGTTTCCCTATCTATACGGTGAACTATAACGGCAAAGGCCGGGCCGGTAATATCAACGGCAACCTATTCTCATATGACCCAAATGATCACCGCATAGAAAAAAACACTATGCTTTATCATCTTGAAGGGGAACACCTGGAAGCAGTATACAGCACAACCGGCATCCTAGAGGAAAAATATCTACGAGGTGTTGTCGTGGACGAAATTGTTAACGGGTACCAGTATCCCACAGCCAACGCTAATGACAAGATCAACTACACCTTCCATCATGACCCCTTGAATTCTATCACGGCTCTGACTGGGCATACCGGCACGGTAGAGGAAACTTGGACCTACGATGCTTTTGGAGAGCCTCTGGCCGTGACCATGCCCGGAACAGGAAACCCCCTGCTGTTCACAGGCCGGGAGCATGACAGCGAAACCGGGTTATATTATTACCGGGCGCGGTACTATGATCCGGAAATCGGACGGTTCATCACCGAAGATTCGCTGAGATTTGAGGCTGGGGTAAATTTCTATGCGTATTGCTCAAACAACCCTATCCGTTTTAATGACCCAACAGGCCACTATGCTGGACTTGATGATTTAATTGCTATTGGGGCGGGCGCTGTGCTTGGTGTTGGTGCTCAAGGCGTTTCTGATTTAGTTACATGGAATTTAAGTTCTTGGAAAGACTATGTAGCCGCTGGAGTTGGTGGAGCAGCCGGAGGAGAAGCCGCTCTTTATTCTGGAGGGCTTGCATCAGGTGCGGCTGGCGGCGCTGCATACAGTATAACAAAACAAATCCTTGAAGGTGATTATAGTTTAAGCTCTTTCCTGTTGGAAACTGGTATATCTTCATTAACTGCAGGCATAGGAAGCAAACTTTTACCAGCCGCGTCTAAAATGTTATCTAATTCAATCAAAGGAAATATTGGGGAAGGCACTTCAATTCTATATAATATGCTAAAAGGCAGCAAACTATCTGGAACTCAGGTTCAAGTAGATGGGCTTAGTTCTGTTATTGATAGCAAATGGATTAGCTCTAACGGATTAACATACTACGTGGAGTCTAAATTTGGAACTTCCGGTTTAACAAAGGCACAGCGAGTAGCACGGGACACTTTAGGTGATTTATATTCTGTTGAAAAGTGGGATTATGATTGGGTAAGTAGTGTTGGATCAACTATTGGGAATTCCCTTGGAATAGGGACTTCATCGACTGTGGATGGTGTGGGAGGTGGATTTGTTTTATACCCTAATAAATCAAATACAAACATTATGCAAAGTGTATATTCTAAATAA
- the tnpB gene encoding IS66 family insertion sequence element accessory protein TnpB (TnpB, as the term is used for proteins encoded by IS66 family insertion elements, is considered an accessory protein, since TnpC, encoded by a neighboring gene, is a DDE family transposase.), translating to MMNFPPDTKVYLAVGTTDMRKAINGLSIIVSERMQLDIFSGSLFVFCNRAQTILKILYWDKNGFCLWQKRLEKDRFKWPNSPKDVMDITSRELTWLVDGLNINQAHKPLKYSMIF from the coding sequence ATGATGAACTTTCCACCAGACACAAAAGTCTATCTGGCTGTGGGTACTACTGACATGCGCAAAGCGATTAACGGCCTTTCCATTATCGTAAGCGAACGAATGCAGTTGGATATATTTTCAGGGTCCCTGTTTGTGTTCTGCAACCGAGCACAAACCATTTTAAAAATTTTATACTGGGATAAAAACGGTTTTTGCCTGTGGCAAAAGCGTCTTGAAAAAGACCGGTTCAAATGGCCGAATTCACCAAAAGATGTCATGGATATTACAAGCCGGGAACTGACCTGGCTGGTCGATGGACTGAATATAAATCAGGCTCATAAGCCCCTAAAATACTCTATGATTTTTTAG
- a CDS encoding IPTL-CTERM sorting domain-containing protein gives MRSVVYFLVVFFTLLSSGVAFGAYGSNIGKAVQWLSTNQNLDGSWGTSETVKFIHTVEATQALRSAGYRNDSYFQGIAWLENHATGNSDFLSRKALTLGSHGDDQSVEVSQLESYQVTDIPGRQAWGADPAYIYSPLDTALVLSAINTLGSNADITAAISYLKGCQLTGTEQGWPVGLETTSDPFSTAMVIKALGPLQSQDSSLSTNIANALTTLSSKVSSSSPVYLQAISAHAALLVNDLTTAQSWLDSLSTTQDVNGSWSTEIYETALALQALAAADGIDSEERQAAVVIPDAALRSAINASLGRNAMDEIDRAELSRLTNLDASNMGISDLTGLEWAVNLLTADLRNNNITSTAPLEGLAQLTDPQLEGNPVYVVASAVPAVSEWGMIIMSFLLIGLGVRQRPRNTSDKN, from the coding sequence ATGCGTTCTGTAGTTTATTTTCTGGTTGTATTCTTTACCTTGCTGTCGTCCGGTGTTGCCTTCGGGGCTTATGGCAGCAATATCGGCAAAGCGGTTCAATGGCTTTCAACAAATCAAAATTTAGACGGCAGTTGGGGAACTTCCGAAACCGTCAAGTTCATTCATACTGTGGAAGCAACACAGGCGTTGCGTTCCGCAGGCTATCGTAATGACTCATATTTTCAGGGCATTGCCTGGCTGGAAAACCATGCGACTGGTAACAGTGATTTTCTTTCTCGCAAGGCGTTGACATTGGGCTCACACGGAGATGATCAAAGCGTTGAAGTTTCACAGCTGGAAAGTTATCAGGTTACAGATATTCCCGGACGACAGGCGTGGGGAGCAGACCCTGCTTATATTTATTCCCCGTTGGATACTGCTTTGGTATTAAGTGCGATAAATACTCTGGGAAGCAACGCCGATATCACTGCTGCCATCAGCTACCTGAAAGGTTGCCAACTGACCGGGACCGAACAGGGGTGGCCGGTTGGACTGGAAACAACCAGTGACCCTTTCAGCACAGCTATGGTCATTAAAGCGCTCGGGCCTTTGCAAAGTCAGGACTCAAGTCTGAGCACCAATATTGCCAACGCTCTTACAACCCTCAGCAGTAAGGTCAGCAGCAGTTCTCCTGTTTATCTTCAGGCTATTTCAGCCCATGCCGCCCTGTTGGTCAATGATTTAACTACAGCCCAGTCATGGCTGGACAGCCTGTCCACAACGCAGGATGTAAATGGAAGCTGGTCCACCGAAATTTACGAAACTGCGCTTGCCCTGCAGGCCCTGGCTGCGGCAGACGGTATTGACAGTGAAGAGCGCCAGGCAGCAGTAGTCATACCTGACGCTGCCTTGAGGTCTGCCATAAACGCTTCATTAGGCCGTAATGCCATGGATGAAATTGACAGGGCCGAGTTGTCAAGACTGACGAATTTAGATGCTTCCAATATGGGTATCAGCGATCTGACAGGACTGGAATGGGCCGTAAATCTGTTAACTGCGGACTTACGCAACAATAATATTACTTCCACCGCCCCCCTGGAAGGCCTGGCTCAGCTCACCGACCCGCAACTGGAAGGCAATCCGGTTTATGTGGTGGCCAGCGCAGTTCCTGCAGTTTCAGAATGGGGCATGATAATTATGTCATTTCTTCTTATAGGGTTGGGCGTCCGGCAGCGTCCGCGCAATACGTCCGACAAAAATTGA